Within Natator depressus isolate rNatDep1 chromosome 6, rNatDep2.hap1, whole genome shotgun sequence, the genomic segment gagcctaaggctctgcacagctctgccctgcctgcctcACATCTTTGGTTGCTCCCCACCTCACCCACAGCACTCTGCCCTCTGGGACACCTAGCTGCTTCCTTCCTCTCCACTCTTTGGTGTTCTTGCTCTTAGGTTTTTCACACTGCTACCTATGCATGGAAAATGCTccatctaagccctggtctacactaggactttaggtcgaatttagcagcattaaatcgatgtaaacctgcacccgtccacacgatgaagccctttatttcgacttaaagggctcttaaaatcgatttccttactccacccctgacaagtggattagcgcttaaatcggccttgccgggtcgaatttggggtactgtggacacaattcgacggtactggcctccgggagctatcccagagtgctccattttgaccgctctggacagcactctcaactcagatgcactggccaggtagacaggaaaagaaccgcgaacttttgaatctcatttcctgtttggccagcgtggcaagctgcaggtgaccatgcagagctcatcagcagaggtgaccatgatggagtctcagaatcgcaaaagagctccagcatggaccgaacgggaggtacgggatctgatcgctgtatggggagaggaatccgtgctatcagaactccgttccagttttcgaaatgccaaaacctttgtcaaaatctcccagggcatgaaggacagaggccataacagggacccgaagcagtgccgcatgaaactgaaggagctgaggcaagcctaccagaaaaccagagaggcgaacggctgctccgggtcagagccccaaacatgccacttctatgatgagctgcatgccattttagggggttcagtcaccactaccccagccgtgttgtttgactccttcaatggagatggaggcaatacggaagcaggttttggggacgaagaagatgatgatgatgacgaggttgtagatagctcacagcaagcaagcggagaaaccggttttcccgacagccaggaactgtttctcaccctggacctggagccagtaccccctgaacccacccaaggctgcctcctggacccagcaggcggagaagggacctccggtgagtgtaccttttaaaatactatacatggtttaaaagcaagcatgtgaaaggattactttgccctggcatttgcggctctcctggatatactcccaaagcctttgcaaaaggtttctggggagggcagacttattgcgtccttcatggtaggacactttaccactccaggccagtaacacgtactcgggaatcattgtacaacaaagcattgcagtgtatgtttgctggcgttcaagcaacatccgttctttatctctctgtgttatcctcaggagagtgagatataatccatggtcacctggttgaaatagggtgcttttcttcaggggacactcagaggagcccattcctgctgggctgtttgcctgcggctgaacagaaatgttccccgctgttagccacagggaggggggagggttgagggggtagccacgcggtggggggaggcaaaatgcgaccttgtaacgaaagcacatgtgctatgtatgtaatgttaacagcaaggtttaccctgaaagagtgtagccagtgttttataaaatgtgtctttttaaataccgctgtccctttttttttctccaccagctgcatgtgtttcaatgatcacaggatcttctccttcccagaggctagtgaagattagaaagaaaaaaaaacgcactcgagatgaaatgttctccgagctcatgctgtcctcccacactgacagagcacagacgaatgcgtggaggcaaataatgtcagactgcaggaaagcacaaaatgaccaggaggagaggtggcgggctgaagagagtaagtggcgggctgaagagagtaagtggcgggctgaagagagggctgaagctcgaatgtggcggcagcgtgatgagaggaggcaggattcaatgctgaggctgctggaggaccaaaccagtatgctccagtatatggttgagctgcagcaaaggcagctggagcacagactgtcactacagcccctgtgtaaccaaccgccctcctccccaggttccatagcctccacacccagacgcccaagaacgcggtgggggggcctccggccaaccagccactccaccacagaggattgcccaaaaaaaagaaggctggcattcaataaattttaaagttgtaaacttttaaagtgctgtgtggcattttccttccctcctccaccacccctcctgggctaccttggtagtcatccccctatttgtgtgatgaatgaataaagaatgcatgaatgtgaagcaacaatgactttattgcctctgcaagcggtgatcaaagggaggaggggagggtggttagcttacagggaagtagagtgaaccaaggggcggggggtttcatcaaggagaaacaaacagaactttcacaccgtagcctggccagtcatgaaactggttttcaaagcctctctgctgcgtaccgcaccctcctgtgctcttctaaccgccctggtgtctggctgcgcgtaaccagcagccaggcgatttgcctcaacctcccaccctgccataaacgtctcccccttactctcacagatattgtggagcacacagcaagcagtaataacagtgggaatattggtttcgctgaggtctaagcgagtcagtaaactgcgccagcgcgcctttaaatgtccaaatgcacattctaccaccattctgcacttgctcagcctgtagttgaacagctcctgactactgtccaggctgcctgtgtacggcttcatgagccatggcattaaggggtaggctgggtccccaaggatacatataggcatttcaacatcaccaacagttattttctggtctgggaataaagtcccttcttgcagcttttgaaacagaccagagttcctgaagatgcgagcgtcatgtacctttcccggccatcccacgttgatgttggtgaaacgtcccttgtgatccaccagagcttgcagcactattgaaaagtaccccttgcggtttatgtactcggcagcttggtgctccggtgccaagaaagggatatgggttccgtctatggccccaccacagttagggaatcccattgcagcaaagccatccactatgacctgcacatttcccagggtcactacccttgatatcagcagatctttgattgcgtgggctacttgcatcacagcagcccccacagtagatttgcccactccaaattgattcccaactgaccggtagctgtctggcgttgcaagcttccacagggctatcgccactcgcttctcaactgtgagggctgctctcatcttggtattcatgcgcttcagggcaggggaaagcaagtcacaaagttccatgaaagtgcccttaggcatgcgaaagtttcgcagccactgggaatcgtcccagacctgcaacactatgcggtcccaccagtctgtgcttgtttcccgagcccagaatcggcgttccacagcatgaacctgccccattagcaccatgatgcatgcattggcagggcccatgctttcagagaaatctgtgtccatgtcctgatcactcacgtgaccgcgctgacgtcgcctcctcgcccggtagcgctttgccaggttctggtgctgcatatactgctggataatgcgtgtggtgtttaatgtgctcctaattgccaaagtgagctgagcggactccatgcttgccttggtatggcgtccgcacagaaaaaaggcgcggaatgattgtctgccgttgctctgacggagggaggggcgactgacgacacggcttacagggttggcttcagggggctaaaatccacaaagggggtggctttacatcaaggagtagtccaggcaggacttcacagagggttccaataagaaatggtgcacctaagttattgttcttattggaacaaggaggttagcctggcctctgattgatacatggctagatctacctcgctgcaccttctctgtgagtgactgcagtgtgacctagaggaatgagtcccctagacaggggagaaggcaaatgagtacaaaacaaatctggtctatttcttgttttgatccactccatctatcttttacatctttggctggcagcagacggtgcagaaggactgcaagccatccacatctcatggctgctcggcagaagatggtacagtacgactgctagccatcctcatctcttgcctgcctggcagaagatggtacagtacgattgctagccatcctcatctcttacctgcccggcagaagatggtacaatacgattgctagccatcgtcatctcttgcctgcccggcagaagatggtacaatacgactgctagcaatccgtattgcctgcctgctcaccattagacggttcaatacgactgactgcaggactaaagagaatgacctggtcaagtcaccaaaaatttagtccctgcgcccatgtctgcccaggcgctcccagccgacgtggccaggagcacctcggacatgacgaggacggctatcagtcatactgcaccgtctgctgccagaaggcaatgggttgctgctactgtgtagcaatgccgtaccgcgtctgccagcacccaggagacatacggtgacggttacctgagcgggctccatgcttgcggtggtatggcgtccgcacaggtaactcaggaaaaaaggcgcgaaacgattgtctgcccttgccttcacggagggagggagggaacgggggccagacaatatgtacccagaacctcccgcgacaatgttttagcccaatcagagtgctccactgtgactgctctggacagcactctcaactcagatgcacgattgtttgccgttgctctgacgcagggaggggcgactgaggacacggcttacagggttgacttcacggagggttccaataagaaatggtgcacctaagttattgttcttattggaacaaggaggttagcctggcctctgattgatacatggctagatctacctcgctgcaccttctcggtgagtgactgcagtgtgacctagaggaatgagtcccctagacaggggagaaggcaaatgagtacaaaacaaatctggtctatttcttgttttgatccactccatctatcttttacatctttggctggcagcagacggtgcagaaggacatattgcctacctgctcaccataagacggttcaataggactgactgccggacttaagagaatgacctggtcaagtcactaaaaatttagtccctgcgcccatgtcagcccaggcgctcctgatcgacctcacacaggcgaccaggagtacctcggacatgacgaggacggctaccagtcgtattgtaccgtctgctgccacaaggcaatgggttgctgctactgtgtagcaatgccgtaccgcgtctgccagcacccaggagacatgcggtgacggttacctgagcgggctccatgcttgcggtggtatggcatccgcacaggtaactcaggaaaaaaggcgcgaaacgattgtctgcccttgctttcacggagggagggagggagggaaggggggactgacgatatgtacccagaaccacccgcgacaatgtttcagccccatcaggcattgggatctcaacccagaattccaatgggcagcggagactgcgggaactgtgggatagctacccacagtgcaatgctctggaagtcgactctagcctcggtactgtggaagcactccgccgagttaatgcacttaatgcacttctgtggggacacacacactcgaatatataaaaccgatttctaaaaaaccgacttctataaattcgaccttattccgtagtgtagacataccctaactatTGCAAGCTGCCTCTCTCTCATTCAAAACCTGCTTGAAAACACATTTCTTTGCTCTTTTTTCTTTCCATCACTGACTTTCCACTTCTGTCTGAGCTACCCCTCTCCTCTTGACCTACCTCAGTCACTTCTTATAAAGTCAAAGCTTATATGGTTCTCTTCATCTATTATCTGACTCCTATTATGTTTTAACCCTcaccttccttttttccccaccccttcctttaTCTATCATCCTTTCCTTTGTCTaattttagattgcaagctctttgggtaTGCACCATATATTTATTTCATCTCTGTAAAGTAACGTGcaaacatttatatagcaccataatCTAAGTAGATAACAGACTACAGCCATTGCACGTTTTTTAGGGGGTGAGGCATACATGAAGCTAGAAatattgttttttgggggggaagggaatttgCCCCTCTGCTGGTTATTTCAGAAGTATAATTAGAAGAGAAAATAGTAAAAGGGAGGCATTATGAGCAGGAAACTCCTAGCAGCTACTGAATATTGGTTTAATCTGTTGGAGCAAATGACAACTGACACTCGCAGAGTATCTTCCCCCTGCTTTATCCTAGTGAACTGAAGAGACTTCGGCAGGCTATGATGCACCAAACTGAATGATATAGTCTTTGATGAAGATGTCTCCTCCACTTTTAATTTAGGACCAATATTAAATATCCATCTTTATTTTGCTGTCTTCCATTTATAACATGTTCAGGTATACctataaatgttttaaaagtatttgtttttctctttcagcAATTAATGAATTTCCTGAAGATGTATTTACAAATAAGGAGCGGCAGGAGGGAGCAGTGCTGTTTCATATTATAGGTGTAAGTTTTGTCCTACCatggtttctttttgttttcctttttttatttagttGCAAGAAGTTACTCGGTCCCACTGCCCTTTCTTAGTGGAACTCTGTAAATCAGCAGATTTTTAATAGTGCATTTGCAAACAAATTCTCAAATAGCAGAAACCGACTAGAGCACTTTAAAAACTGTGCATGCAAGCCTAAATGAGCAGTGTTTGTGCATTCATCTCAGttaggggtgaaatcttggcctcactgaaatcaatgggagttttttggCACTGATCTcaatggagctaggatttcaccctgtatgGGCAGGTGTGGATTCCAGTTGTCCTCTGTGCAAGAATGGATGATATGGGGTCTCCCTGTTCCCTCTCCTGTCCATTGTGCATCTGTGCAAAAGAAACAAGGATAAGGCCCTTAAAGCCTAAGGGAATACAGATGAAATCTGGGCTTGATGTCTTATTGCAGAAACCCAAAAACATTTAAAGGTCTTTGTGGCCCAGTCTtgcagtcccagctctgggaaagtAATACTAAATGGGAGATTTGCTTGAGTGAGGACTTCAGGATTGGTcccattttgaaaatatatatcCCATAACTCACATAGAGCAACAGGAGGACAACATGTGCTCACGAGGCAATCACAGCCCCTGAGATGTTTGCAAATGGGAGCCAAGGTCAGGGACCATTTCTTTCGGAGATGTGATTGTTCTTTGTACACAGCACATCTTGGTGTTGCTTTTGCCTTCAGTATCTACCCAGGTAATTCATTGAAAACATGAGTGATGACTGCTTTTCCTCCAAAGTACTGTCTGTTATTATCATGTACCTTACTCTACCATAGCACCCAATTACATCAAATTACTGCATTTTCATTTATTCCCTAACTTTCCAAACCGTCCCTCCCTAAGCATACTGTTAAGTAGAAGAGCATATTGATATTTTTATACCATAACTTCATCAATACAGTTTTTTTGTAGCAGATAGAAATGGAGCCACATATTCATGTGAGTTTGTTTATACATTATTTGAATAAACATTCtgtcattttcctctcccttttttacatacatgatgtgactgagttaaattttttctttttttcccacagGCTCTTTATATGTTCTATGCCTTGGCTATAGTATGTGATGACTTCTTTGTTCCCTCATTAGAGAAAATTTGTGAGGTAAGTGAAAGAGAAATTTAACCACCTTTTGTAAATCTGTTCCTTGTAGGTTTTAGGATTGGATGTTTTGTGCCATCCAATGGTTGCCTGAAGTTCTTTAGTAAATGGGTTTGGTGGCCTCAATCCATTTGTCAGTGGACAGGGCTCCATATCACAAATCCACTACAGTTAGCACTAATTGGCACCCTTGACAGCAGTCTTGGCAAAGAGGCTAATGACTGAATGAGCATGACCACATGATTTCCTCTGTCACAGATCTGAAGCACATTGGTGGGGCAGTATAGGGGTGAGGTAAGGATTAGATGGGTTTGTTACTATGATCCTTGTTTTAAAAGCCACTTGGAAAAAGAAGAGCTAGAGATATTTATATTAATTTGCTAGCCATGGGTGTCTTTCTGCCAGCAAGACTCTAATCAGTCAGAGGAAGAGATGTGCTTGTGCTGTTTTCCTAGCCTGTTGGGATTGGGTGTGGTGAGGTGGAAGAGAGTTAATGTATAGAAATAACTATCAGGTagacttttcaaaagcacccagcattggcttaactctgtcccatctgaagtcagtgagagttttactATTAATTTCAGTAAGAGCATAGTTAAGTCAATGCTAAGCACTTTTGAATAGGATGAATAATTGGAAAGGGAGAATGTAGTCATTATAACTAATGAAGTCAGTTATTTTATCTACAGGCCCCATTTGAACCAGATCTGTGAAATTTAACTAGAAAATGTAGTGcagtatatataatatattgtgccgggttgggccagatggctacaggaaagtgatagaaggcagatgtattagccccaggttaagcaggtcccttttccctgggtaaggtaacagggaaggctccagaacaatcaggagctttctggaaacaattaaggcagacaggctgatgagaacacctgcagccactcaagaagctgctggaatcaattaaggcaggctaatcagggcacctgggtttaaaaaggacctcacttcagtttgtggcgtatgtgtgaggagctgggagcaagaggcactaggagctgagagtgagaaaatGTACTGCTGGAGAattgaggagtacaagcattatcagacaccaggagggaaggtcttatggtgaggataaagaaggtgttgggaggaggccatggggaagtagcccagggaactgtagctgtcacacagctattccagaaggcactctaggcAGCTGCAatccatagggccctgggcttaacccagagtagagggcgggcctgggttccccccaaacctcccaactcctgatcagacacaggaggagttgacctggactgtgggttcatgagaacggccaagctgagggctgccgtgaatctccgaggcaagcaaatccgccaataagcgcaagacccaccaaggtagaggaggaactttgtcacaatatatacaaTTAAGAATAATAATCTGCTATTATATTAAAACATTAAtttacagcactttacaaacttatTAATCAGATACTAGTTAGAATTGACCAGGATAGGGGGAAAATTAAACTTTTGATCCAAAATttattttggtgaaaattttcCAACCAACTATAGAATTGATTGTTAAATAGAAAACCTTATTTGGAGACGGGGGGGTTGACATAATTTCATATTAACAGAAATTTTTTGATCAGCTGTTCTAGCTAGTAAAGGCATCTTTTTTCCCGTCCTCTGGACACATGTGCAGAACTCCAACAAACAACAGTACTAGTTACATATACTTATCAACAGGAGAGTAGATGGAAGAATAGATTGTAGCAGCGAATACTTGCTGTTTTCAGATGTGCTATCGGCATACTTTTAGATACATGATATATAAGATGTATTATAATGTTGCTGTTTCTGCTGTTGATCCTTCATAAAA encodes:
- the LOC141988377 gene encoding uncharacterized protein LOC141988377, whose amino-acid sequence is MGERDGETVPCRKKVYEQRGSVTTTPAVLFDSFNGDGGNTEAGFGDEEDDDDDEVVDSSQQASGETGFPDSQELFLTLDLEPVPPEPTQGCLLDPAGGEGTSAACVSMITGSSPSQRLVKIRKKKKRTRDEMFSELMLSSHTDRAQTNAWRQIMSDCRKAQNDQEERWRAEESKWRAEESKWRAEERAEARMWRQRDERRQDSMLRLLEDQTNCKLFGYAPYIYFISVK